The bacterium genome includes the window GGACGCTCAGGACGCCGGCCGCAAGCACCGGCCAACCCGCGATGGCAGCCAGCCACAGGCCGAGCGCGCTCCCGAGCCCCAGGAGCGCCAGTCCGCCGGCGCGCACCGTGCGCGGCGGCAGGAGGCCGTGTTGAATCACGCCTCCGCCGAGGCCGGAGCCGGCCGGAGAGTCGATGCCGCGCGCGTGGTCGTAGTAGTCGTTCACCATATTGGTCCCGGCCTGAATGGCGAGCGCGCCGGCGAACGCGGCGGCGAAAACCGCGGCGTCGAAACGGCCGTCGCGCGCGGCCGCCGCCGTCCCGACCAGGACGGGCGTGGCCGCGGCGGTCAATGAATACGGCCGCGCGGCGCGCCACCACGCGGCGAGGCGGGGCGTCACCCGGCGCTCGGCGTCTCGCCGGCGCGCGGGTCGGCGCCGATACTGCGCAGCAACAACGTCTGCAGGTCGGGCAGGCGGTCCATCACGCGGCCGTCTCCGGCGACCAGCCACTGCGTGATGATCTCGTTCAGTGTCCCGAGCCATGCCTGGGCCGCCAGGGCGGTGTTCTGGGCCGGAATCGAACCCTCGGCGACGGCGCGATCGAGGTGGCCCTTGATGACCTCGGCGAAGCGGCGGTGAATTTCGAGGCGCTTCTGCTCGAGTTCCGGACTCAGCCCCACGGCCTCGACGAGCAGGATCTTGACCAGATCCCGGTGCGCCTCGGCCGTTGCCAGGACGACGGCGAGCGCCGCTTCGACTTTGCCGAGTCCGCCTGCCTCCTCCGCGATCGCGGTCTGGACGCCGGCTTCGATCATCGCGCCGAGCGCATCCATCAAGGTGAGAAAGAGGTCCTGCTTGCTCGAAAAGTAATGGTAGAAGGCGCCCTTGGACGTTGCGGACTCCGCCACGATGTCATCGACGGCCGTGCCGTGATACCCCTTGGCCGCAAACACTTCCATCGCCGCCTGCACCAGGCGATCTCGAGTCGGGGTGGCCGCGGTCGAACGGCGGGCGGCGCGGATGGGCAGGGTGGCCTCCGGTGCTGCGGCACTACGCGCGATGTAGACCGACGCGTCGGTCGCACCCATCGTAGAGACCAGGGCCTTCTGTGTCAATGCGCGAACCCGTTCACGGCGTTGACGCTATTTTGCGCCTATGATATAGTGCCACTACAAGTAGAAGCCATCCGCTTCTCACCTCATGACGCGCGGCGCGCTGTCGATGAGGTACCGCACGATCGAGGCTGTGCGAAGGGGTGGCATCGCCACCTCTTTTTTGTTTGAGCGTCTAAGGGGGCTGAGGGTTTATCGACCGAGAGATCAGGATTAACGATCGGATTCGGGCCCGGGAGGTCCGGTTGATTGGCGACGGCGGCGAGCAGCTCGGCGTCGTCCCGACGCGCGACGCGCTGGCAAGGGCGCAGGAGGCCGGGGTCGATCTCGTTGAGGTCGCTCCGACGGCGAACCCGCCGGTATGCCGGATCATGGACTTCGGAAAGTACAAGTACGAACAGGCGAAGCGGGAGCGGGTCGCCCACAAGAAATCCAAGACGTCGGGTCTGAAGGGGATGCGGCTCAGCCCCAAGATCGGGCAGCACGACCTGGAAACGAAGACGCGGGCGGTGATCAGCTTTCTCCGGGACGGCGACAAGGTCCGAGTCTCGATGTGGTTCCGGGGGCGGGAGATGGCGCATCCGCAGGTGGGCGAACAGATCCTTCGGCGAATGGCGCAGCAGCTGGCCGACGTGGGGGTCGTGGAGCGGCCGCCGCTCATGGAGGG containing:
- a CDS encoding TetR/AcrR family transcriptional regulator, which produces MGATDASVYIARSAAAPEATLPIRAARRSTAATPTRDRLVQAAMEVFAAKGYHGTAVDDIVAESATSKGAFYHYFSSKQDLFLTLMDALGAMIEAGVQTAIAEEAGGLGKVEAALAVVLATAEAHRDLVKILLVEAVGLSPELEQKRLEIHRRFAEVIKGHLDRAVAEGSIPAQNTALAAQAWLGTLNEIITQWLVAGDGRVMDRLPDLQTLLLRSIGADPRAGETPSAG
- the infC gene encoding translation initiation factor IF-3, translated to MNDRIRAREVRLIGDGGEQLGVVPTRDALARAQEAGVDLVEVAPTANPPVCRIMDFGKYKYEQAKRERVAHKKSKTSGLKGMRLSPKIGQHDLETKTRAVISFLRDGDKVRVSMWFRGREMAHPQVGEQILRRMAQQLADVGVVERPPLMEGRNMIMIMAPKKS